Within Staphylococcus sp. NRL 16/872, the genomic segment CGTACTTGAAGCCGCATTTAGCCTAGCTCCTGGTAAATTAGATGAAATCCAAGCTACCATGGATGATTTAACTGAACGTCGTGAATCTAAACAGCCACTTGAATATCCTTCATGTGGTAGTGTATTCCAAAGACCACCTGGTCATTTTGCTGGAAAATTAATCCAAGATTCAAATTTACAAGGCCATCGTATTGGTGGCGTAGAAGTATCCAAAAAACATGCTGGCTTTATGGTTAACGTAGATAATGGTACTGCTACAGATTACGAAGATTTAATTCATCATGTTCAAAAAGTTGTAAAAGAAAAGTTTGATGTTGAACTTCACCGAGAAGTAAGAATCATTGGCGAACATCCAGAAGAATAATTTAAATAATTCATTTTTTAAGTAAGGAGACGATGTATGATGCCTCATGTTTACGGTTCACTTGTAGATGAAGAAACACGTTGTGTGCACTTTCATACATTTCTAGATGTCGTAGCGATTAAATTTAAGTGTTGCGATAAATATTATCCTTGCTACCAATGTCATAATGAGCATGAATCTCACGACATTAAACGATGGCCGGAAAAAGAATTTCATTCCAAGGCCATTATGTGTGGCGTATGTAAACATGAACTGTCCATACATGATTATATGATGACTGAGGTTTGTCCAAATTGTAAGGCCCATTTTAATACACGTTGCAAATTCCATTATCATTTATACTTTGAATTATGACAATAAGGCTCAATAGCGCTAATTCCTTAGCACTATTGAGCCTAATACTTTTATTGTTTTACTTTGTCTAATACTTTATTTAATTCATCGATTTGTTTTATAGTTGTAGATGTTGATCCAGCACTGAAGTACCATAATTTAGGATCTAATTCAAAAACGTTACCAGCTTTAATTGCTTTTACATCTTTAATCACATCATTCGCAAGTGTTTGTTTCGCAGTTGATTTACCGCTTACTACTTGTCCTCTATCCATTGCTAAAATAATGCCTGGATTTTTAGAAGTAATATATTCATTGTTGATATTTTGACCATGTGGGCTTGCTTTAACATGATTGTCAGCAGGTTTGAATCCTAAAGTATCAAATACTAAATCTCCAAATCTTCCACCTGGACCAAATGTTGATAATTCACCTTCATTAACAAGTAGATACATTGTTTTTTCATTTACTTTTTCAGTTTTCGCTTTTGTATCAGCTATTTTTTTATCTAATTCTTCATTTAGGGCTTTCGCTTTGTCTTCTTTATCATAAATTTTTCCTAAATTAGTTGTAACCTGTTTCATGTCTTTAAGATAATTTTTCTCGCTTGAACCTACATAAACGATTTTAGCATCAGGTGCTGCTTTTTTAAGCTCGTCTAAATTCTTTTGAGTAGCTGTTCTACCAGAAATATAAATTACATCCGGCTTAGCTGTCGCTACCTTATCAAAGTTAATTTGCATTAAATTACCAGTATTCACATATTTATCATCTTTAAATTCATCTAAGAATTTAGGTAATGCTTTATTTTGCTCGCCTTTAGGTAAGCCTACAATTTGAGATTCAACTCCAAATGCTTTTAAAACATCCACTGCTCCGTAATCGAAAACGATGGCTTTTTTAGGATTTTTAGGTACGTCTACAGTATTGCTAATTTTTTTAGCGTCACCACCATCTTTTTTCTCACCACGTAAACTATAATTATTTTCAATTTTTACTGTATCACTCGCAGTATCTTTTTTGGCTTCATTATTTTTGTTGTCAGAACCTTTACCACATGCGGTTAACACTAAGACAATACTCAATAATATAAATAAAATGGATTTCTTCATAGATGCCAAACTCCTTCGATGTATATTAATGATAATGATTATCAATATCATTAAATTTATATTACTTTATTATTCAACATTTGACAATATTATTTTTAAACATAATTTTTAATTTTATGATATATAAAAAGAGGCTCCGTCTTTAACGACGGAACCTCTATAAATGAGTATTATTTATCGACTACTTTTTCTAATTCTTCAATTTGTTTGACTGTTGTTGTTGAAGAACCTGAAGCGAAGTACCATAATTTAGGATCTAATTCATATACTTCATCATCTTTAACAGCTTTAACATCTTTAATAACATTATTTCCTAAGACTTGTTTAGCTGTTGATTTACCACCTACAACTGAACCACGGTCCATTGCTAAAATTACATCTGGATTTTGTTTAGTGATGTATTCATTATTCACGTTTTGACCATGAGGACTATCGCTTACGTTTTTATCAGCAGGTTTAAATCCTAATGTATTAAATACTAAATCACCAAAACGTCCATTGGGACCGTATGTAGATAATTCTCCTTCATTTACTAATAAATACATTACTTTTTTATCAAAATCTTTAGTTTTGTCTTTCATTTCAGAGATTTTCTTATCTAAATCTTTATTAATTTTTTTAGCTTTATCTTCTTTATCATAGATTTTTCCTAAGTTCTCTGTATTTTTCTTCATATCATTAACTAAATTTTTGTCTTCTGTACCTACGTAAACAATTTTAGCGTTTGGTGCAGCTTTTTTAAATTCATCTAGATTTTTTTGATTAGCAGTTCTTCCGGAAATAAAGATAACTTCAGGTTTTGCCTCTGCAATTTTATCAAAATTAACCTCTTTTAAACTACCAGTATTTAAATACTTATCGTCTTTAAACTCATCTAAAAACTTAGGTAAAGATTGATTATTTTCCCCTTTAGGTAAGCCTTTTACTTTATCTGCTACACCCATTTCTTTTAATACATCTAATGCCCCATAATCTAGTACTACTGCGTTTTTAGGATTTTTAGGAACTTTAACAGTGTTAGATACCTTTTTCGCATCACTGCCATCTTGTTCCTTACCACTTGCTTCAAAGTTATTTTTAATTGTTACAGTTTCTTTTGAGTCATTACTTTCACTTTTAGTATTTGAATCATTACTTTTTGAGCCATTACTACAAGCTGATAAAACTAAAACGATTGATAATAATAAAAATAAGACCGATTTTTTCATTTATATATACGACTCCTTAATAAAATTTAACCTAAATACTGAATTACATCTAGACTTCTCTCTATTTTACGTCTTCGATCGCATCACCCCTTTAAATTTTGAGGTTAAATTTACCTATTAAATTTAGTCGAATATCACTTCGTCATAATATAAACAGATACGTTGTCCTCTTATCTCTTCTATATGGACATCCATTTCGTATAATTCTTTTAAAATGGCTGATTGTATCACATTATCTTTAATATCTGCTTTAACAATTTCTCCTTGTTTAAGGGCGATGATATCGTCTGAGTAACAAGACGCAAAGTTAATATCATGTAATACGATGATAATTGTCTTATCTAATTCACGACATAATGCGCGTAACGTCTGCATAATTTGCACTGAATGCTTCATATCTAAATTATTTAAAGGTTCATCAAGTAAAATATAATCCGTATCCTGTGCAATTGTCATAGCGATATACGCACGTTGACGTTGGCCACCGGATAATGTTTTTATATTTCGATTTCTAATTTCTTTAAGTTGTAATAAATCTAAAGCATACTCAACTTTTTCATAATCTTCTTTTTTCATTCGTCCTTTTGAGTATGGAAAACGTCCGAAATTAACTAATTGCTCAACAGTGATATTCATTTCAGTATGATTCGTTTGTTTTAAAATACTTAACTTTTTAGCTAAATCGTCATTCTTATAATCTAAGACAGATTTACCTTCAACTGTAATAGTCCCTTTTTCATACTCAAATAAGCGACTAATTGCAGATAATAATGTACTTTTTCCAGCGCCATTAGGTCCAATTAAAGAAGTCAGTCTTCCTTTTTTAATATCCACGTTAATGTCTTTTAAAATAGGTTTGTTTTGTATTGATTTATCTAAATTTTGAATTTGAATCAATTTGCACTTCTCCTTTTAACCAGTAAGTAAATGAAGTAACTACCACCGACTAAGTCCACAATTAAACTGAATTCTGTCGTAGCTTCGAAAAGATTTTCAACTACCCATTGCGCCATAAATAAACTAATCCAACTAAACAAAATCGTCGTTGGTAAAATGTATTTATGTTCATACGTTTTCATAAATTCATGTGCTAAATTAACTGTTAATAAACCAAGAAAAGTTACTGGACCTATTAATGCAGTAGATATAGAAACGAGTAAGGCCACCATAATGAGTAAGATACGTGTCATCTTGTCATAGGAAACCCCTAAATTAATGGCTTGCGCTTTTCCTAATAAAAGAACGTCTAAATACGGACGAAGTATAATAGTTATAATAATTAAAATAACTAATAAAATTCCTGAAACAACAACCAAATTAGAATTAGCTGCTTCAAAACTAGCAAACATCGCACTTTGAACTGCTAGGAAAGAATCCGGGTTCATTATGAGTTGAAGGAAACTTGTAATACTTCGGAAAAAAGTTCCCATTATAACCCCTACTAATAAAATGAAATAAACTGAAAAGTTACCAAGTTTGAATATTCCTTGAAATAATAATAATGAAAATAAAACCATAGCAATTAAAGTAATTAAAAAATTCAAATAAACATTGGTAACAATTGTAGCTTGCTCACTTAGTAAAAATACTGGTAGTACTTTAACAAATAAATAAACTGAATCAAGCCCCATAATAGAAGGAGTTAATAATCTATTGGTCGTAATAGCTTGGAATATAACAACGGATGTTCCTATTGCTCCACCGACTAATAAGATTAAAATGAATTTTTTTAAACGACTTTGAAACTGATATTCAAAGATATCAAAATCTAAACCTACTAATAAGTAAAAAATTGCCATACAAATCGTTATAACAGTTAATATGACTATTTTTTTGTTAGAACTAATTTGCATAATTTTTCCTACCTTTCATTAGTAAGATTAGGAAAATAATTGTGCCAAATACACCAATAGTTAAACCGATGTTAATTTCGTAAGGATAAACAATTAACCTACCAATAATATCGGAGATTAATACAAAAATCGCACCTAACATAAGCGTATGTGGCAATGCGTTTTTCAAATGATCACCTCTATAAATAGAGATAATGTTTGGTACAATTAATCCTAAAAATGGTAACGTCCCTACTGTTACAACAACTAAAGCTGTTAAGGTTGCAGTAATAAATAAAGCGATATTAATGATTTTTTCATAACTTACACCTAAATTATGACTAAAGTCTTTTCCCATACCTGCGATTGTAAAATGATTTGCAAAAATAAATGCTAGAAGAAGTAAAGGCACAGTAAGATATAATACCTCATAACGGCCACTCGTAATAATCGCAAAGTTACCAGTTAACCAATTTCCAATACTTTGTAATGCATTTGTTCTTAAAGCTATAAATGTAGTAAAACTTGAAACAATGCCGCCAATCATAATACCTAATAGGGGAACAAAAATGACTTCTTTAACACGGATAAAGTTAATTAATCGAACAAATAAAAATGTCCCGATTAAACTTAACGCAACAGCGAATAATAATTTAATTAGAATGTGGCCATTTGGAAAAAAGATAAGTGAGATTAAAATACCTAATTTTGCCCATTCCATCGTTCCAGCAGTCGTAGGACTTACAAATTTATTTTGCATCATCTGTTGCATAATTAATCCTGCTAAAGCAAGTGAACTTCCTGAAAGAAGGATACTAACTGTTCGAGGAATTCGACTTGAAACCAAGATATTCCTTTGTTCGTCATTTAAATGGAAAATATCTGTTAGAGAGAGCTGACTCACTCCTACAAATAAGGAGACAATAGTTAAAATCACTAATAAAATCAGTAAAACATACCCCTTAAATAAAAATTTCATTAGCTATTCTCCTTGCTAGATATGTATAAAATTTATAATCATTATTCCAATGATAATGATTATCATTACTATCAATATTATAGATTATTTGACTTAATTTCAATAGCTTTTCTTATTTTTTAGTTCATTAACAGAAAATTTTTCACACTAAAAAAACGATTTCGATATATTAAAATCGAAATCGCTTCATATTATTCTTATTAATTATCAAAAATAAAATCTTCATCTTGCAACGCTTCTACATTTAACGCTAATGTGTAGCCATCACCTTTAACTGAGAAGAAGTCATGATTTTTAGTTGATGTATCTAAAGCATTTTCAATAATTGGGTTGAATTCTTTTTCCTCAAAATAAGGATCAAAGCCAAGATTAGATAAAGCTTTATTCCCATTATATTGAACATAGTTAAGCACATCTTCACTTAAACCGATATCATCATATAACATGTGAGTGTAAGATACTTCATTATTATATAACTCTTCTAACAATTTATACATTTCTTTATCGGCTCTTTGTTTTTCATTCTCAGAAAGTTCATTACGTAAACTTTGAGCATCTAACCCAGTGAAAACACCATGAATAGATTCGTCTAATAAGATTTTTCTAATAATTTCTCCAGAAGTAGTCATTTTACCTTGTCCAGCAAGATATAAAGGATAATAAAAACCAGAGTAGAATAAGAACGTTTCTAAGAACACACTTGAAACTCTTGCGATATATTGATCATAAATAGATGCTTCTTTACCCCATAATTTATGATAATTGTCGATAATTTTGTCAGATTTATATTTTAAATGAGGCTCTTCAATTACCCAAGTATCTAATAAATAATTTGTTTCACTTGATGGAAGTAACGTTGTAAAGATATGCGAATAACTTTTAGCGTGAATTTGTTCCATCATTGCCATAAATGAATATACAGCTTTTTTACGCAAGTCTGTTGTGTGTAACATAATTAATGGCATACCATCATCTGCTTGATGTGTGTCTAAGCCAGTTAATCCTGCTAACGCACGTTTGAATGTATTTTTCTCATCTTCTGTTAATGTCTTCCAACTTGCAATATCCTTTGATACTTTAAATTCAGTTTCCACCCACATTTGTGAGATGTTTTGACGCCAAAACATGTTCGTCATATCTTCTTGAGTATTCCAATTGACGGCCTTCATTTAATAAATCCTCCTCTTTTATATCACATAGCTAAGTTACATTTTTAAGAGGAAAAGGTATAATTTTTCTTAGAAAATGAGATACTTATACCTTCTCCTCTTTATCTATATTATCGGTATCTAGTGATTGATCTGTTGATTAAATCGCACAACTTGTACATTCTTCTACACTTAATAATTTATTACGAGTGTAGTATAGAGATTTAAGACCTTTATGATGTGCGTAAACATATAATCTAGATAATTCACGTGTTGAAATTTCAGAGTTAACATATAAGATTGTTGAAATTCCTTGGTCTACGTGTGTTTGAATCGTCGCAATTAAATCGATTAATTTCATTTGGTCTGTATTAAATGCTGATTTATAATACCACATTGTTTCTGGTGATAAGAATGGCATTGGATAGAACGTTTCAGCATTACCATACGTACGTCGTTCAATTTGGTCTACGATTGGCATTACAGAACTTGTAGCATTTTGAACATATGAAATACTTTGTGTTGGTGCAATAGCAAGTCGATATGCATGATATAAACCATATTGTTGCACTTGTTCTTTTAATGCTTTCCAATCTGAAACAGTAGGAATATCTAACCCTTCAAATAAACGTTTTACTTTATCAAATTTAGGTGTGATGTCTTCTTTAGTATAAAAATCGAAATATTTACCACTTGCATAATCTGATTTATCAAAATCTTGATATACTTCTCCACGTTCTTTAGCTATTTCCATTGAACGCTCTATAGAATAATAATTCATCATCATAAAGAAGACGTTGGCGAAATCTTTTGCTTCTTCAGATTCATAACCAATTTTATTTTTAGCTAAATAACCATGTAAATTCATAACACCTAAGCCAACTGAATGTAATTCACTATTAGCTTTTCTTACGCCTGGCGCATTTTGGATATTTGCTTCATCGCTAACTACTGTTAATGCATCCATACCAGTGTGTACAGAATCTCTAAATTTACCTGTTTCCATTACGTTCACAATATTTAATGAACCTAAGTTACATGAAATATCGCGTTTGATTTCATCTTCAATACCATAATCATTGATCACTGAAGTTTCTTGTAATTGGAAGATTTCCGTACATAAGTTACTCATCTTAATTTGGCCAATATTTGAATTAGCATGCACTTTATTAGCATTGTCTTTAAACATTAAATATGGGTAACCTGATTGTAATTGGGTTTGAGCAATCATATTTAACATTTCACGTGCGTCTTTTTTCTTTTTAACGATATTAGGGTTAGCTACCATTTCGTCGTAATATTTCTCTAAATCTATATCGTCAAGCGTTACACCATATTCTTGTTTTACAGTATGTGGTGCAAACATATAGAAGTCTTTACCTTCTTTAGCAAGATCAAAGAATTTTGATGGCACGATTAATCCGGTTGAAATTGTAGATAAACGTAAATCTTCATCTGCATTTACTTTTTTAGTATCTAAGAATTCTTCAACATCATAATGGAAGATGTTTAAGTAAACTGCACCTGCCCCCGGACGTTGACCTAATTGGTCAGCATAGCTAAAGCCACCTTCTAAAGCTTTAGCGACTGGTAGTACGCCTTTAGCGACACCTTTAATACCTTTAATTGCTTCACCACGCGCACGTAATTTAGATAAGTTAATTGCTACACCACCACCAATTTTACTTAATTGTTTAGCAGTTGAATCGATAAAGTTAATTGAGTTTAAACTGTCATCAACTTCTAATAAGAAACATGAAACTAATTCACCACGACGAGCACGACCTGCATTTAAGAAAGTAGGTGTAGCAGGTTGATAACGCTGTTCGACCATCGCTAAAATGAATTGTTTTGCTTGTTGTTTGTTACCTGCAGCTAAATATAAAGCAACAATAGCAACATGTTGATTATAATCTTCTAAGAATTGAGATTTATCATTTGTTTTAAGCGCATAGTCTTTATAAAATTTGCTTGCTGACATATAACTAGCAAACTCGAAATGAATTGACTTAGCAAATTCAGTAATTTCTACTAAATCTTCTTCGCTATATTGTTCGAAGACATTAAAATAAAAATTATTGTCTACTAAATAATGCAAGCGCTCAATTTCACTATCAAAGTATATTGTTTTATCGTGAATTTCTTCTAAATATACTTTTAATGCTTCTTGATCTTTTCCTAAATCAAAGAAACCATTGTCTTTACGTTTTGTTACTTCATTATTTAGCTCAATATGATTGTACTTTTTCTCGTCCATAATTTTCATTGAAATGCCCCACCTTATCTTTAAATTCAATAACATCTTTATTCGTGCCTTGTACTTCAAATTTCATTATCAGAGGTACATCATACGATTCTGAAATCGTGTGTCCTGCTTTGGCGAAGTTCTGTCCCCAATTACGATTGCCACTGGCTGCAACGGCACGTAAATAGTGATGATTTACTTCTAAAAATGACTGTACTTCTTGAGGTACTTCCCCAAATCCGATTGTTCCAGTAACTAAAATATAAGGCTCTTCAACACTGTCCTTACAATTCTCTTTAGTTATTTCCATTACATCTGTGAGTTCACTACGTTTGATAAATCGTCGTACATTTCCAGAAAAGGAGAAATAAACTACTTTCATTGGAACGCCCTCTTTCGTCAATCTATATAATGAATTAAAAAGAAGTTCTCTTAAATGTATAAGAAAACTTCAGACTGTAGATAACTTCTTTCAGTCTTTCCATTCTATCTCACTAAGTCGATAAGCTCAAAATTTCTTGAATGTATAAAAACTTATCTGAACAACAAAAAATTTATTTTACGAGTTCAACTTTTACTTTAAGTTAATGATTTAATAGTCTATCAGACTTTCACTATTTAACCACTATATGTTGTGTTTAAACTACATCATATTTATAATGATTTTATTTCGCTCGTACGGATTAATAGTAATGATTTGGTAGAAAAAACGAAAAATAAGAGTG encodes:
- a CDS encoding CHY zinc finger protein encodes the protein MPHVYGSLVDEETRCVHFHTFLDVVAIKFKCCDKYYPCYQCHNEHESHDIKRWPEKEFHSKAIMCGVCKHELSIHDYMMTEVCPNCKAHFNTRCKFHYHLYFEL
- a CDS encoding ABC transporter substrate-binding protein — translated: MKKSILFILLSIVLVLTACGKGSDNKNNEAKKDTASDTVKIENNYSLRGEKKDGGDAKKISNTVDVPKNPKKAIVFDYGAVDVLKAFGVESQIVGLPKGEQNKALPKFLDEFKDDKYVNTGNLMQINFDKVATAKPDVIYISGRTATQKNLDELKKAAPDAKIVYVGSSEKNYLKDMKQVTTNLGKIYDKEDKAKALNEELDKKIADTKAKTEKVNEKTMYLLVNEGELSTFGPGGRFGDLVFDTLGFKPADNHVKASPHGQNINNEYITSKNPGIILAMDRGQVVSGKSTAKQTLANDVIKDVKAIKAGNVFELDPKLWYFSAGSTSTTIKQIDELNKVLDKVKQ
- a CDS encoding ABC transporter substrate-binding protein, which translates into the protein MKKSVLFLLLSIVLVLSACSNGSKSNDSNTKSESNDSKETVTIKNNFEASGKEQDGSDAKKVSNTVKVPKNPKNAVVLDYGALDVLKEMGVADKVKGLPKGENNQSLPKFLDEFKDDKYLNTGSLKEVNFDKIAEAKPEVIFISGRTANQKNLDEFKKAAPNAKIVYVGTEDKNLVNDMKKNTENLGKIYDKEDKAKKINKDLDKKISEMKDKTKDFDKKVMYLLVNEGELSTYGPNGRFGDLVFNTLGFKPADKNVSDSPHGQNVNNEYITKQNPDVILAMDRGSVVGGKSTAKQVLGNNVIKDVKAVKDDEVYELDPKLWYFASGSSTTTVKQIEELEKVVDK
- a CDS encoding ATP-binding cassette domain-containing protein — encoded protein: MIQIQNLDKSIQNKPILKDINVDIKKGRLTSLIGPNGAGKSTLLSAISRLFEYEKGTITVEGKSVLDYKNDDLAKKLSILKQTNHTEMNITVEQLVNFGRFPYSKGRMKKEDYEKVEYALDLLQLKEIRNRNIKTLSGGQRQRAYIAMTIAQDTDYILLDEPLNNLDMKHSVQIMQTLRALCRELDKTIIIVLHDINFASCYSDDIIALKQGEIVKADIKDNVIQSAILKELYEMDVHIEEIRGQRICLYYDEVIFD
- a CDS encoding iron chelate uptake ABC transporter family permease subunit, which codes for MQISSNKKIVILTVITICMAIFYLLVGLDFDIFEYQFQSRLKKFILILLVGGAIGTSVVIFQAITTNRLLTPSIMGLDSVYLFVKVLPVFLLSEQATIVTNVYLNFLITLIAMVLFSLLLFQGIFKLGNFSVYFILLVGVIMGTFFRSITSFLQLIMNPDSFLAVQSAMFASFEAANSNLVVVSGILLVILIIITIILRPYLDVLLLGKAQAINLGVSYDKMTRILLIMVALLVSISTALIGPVTFLGLLTVNLAHEFMKTYEHKYILPTTILFSWISLFMAQWVVENLFEATTEFSLIVDLVGGSYFIYLLVKRRSAN
- a CDS encoding ABC transporter permease — translated: MKFLFKGYVLLILLVILTIVSLFVGVSQLSLTDIFHLNDEQRNILVSSRIPRTVSILLSGSSLALAGLIMQQMMQNKFVSPTTAGTMEWAKLGILISLIFFPNGHILIKLLFAVALSLIGTFLFVRLINFIRVKEVIFVPLLGIMIGGIVSSFTTFIALRTNALQSIGNWLTGNFAIITSGRYEVLYLTVPLLLLAFIFANHFTIAGMGKDFSHNLGVSYEKIINIALFITATLTALVVVTVGTLPFLGLIVPNIISIYRGDHLKNALPHTLMLGAIFVLISDIIGRLIVYPYEINIGLTIGVFGTIIFLILLMKGRKNYAN
- the nrdF gene encoding class 1b ribonucleoside-diphosphate reductase subunit beta yields the protein MKAVNWNTQEDMTNMFWRQNISQMWVETEFKVSKDIASWKTLTEDEKNTFKRALAGLTGLDTHQADDGMPLIMLHTTDLRKKAVYSFMAMMEQIHAKSYSHIFTTLLPSSETNYLLDTWVIEEPHLKYKSDKIIDNYHKLWGKEASIYDQYIARVSSVFLETFLFYSGFYYPLYLAGQGKMTTSGEIIRKILLDESIHGVFTGLDAQSLRNELSENEKQRADKEMYKLLEELYNNEVSYTHMLYDDIGLSEDVLNYVQYNGNKALSNLGFDPYFEEKEFNPIIENALDTSTKNHDFFSVKGDGYTLALNVEALQDEDFIFDN
- the nrdE gene encoding class 1b ribonucleoside-diphosphate reductase subunit alpha translates to MKIMDEKKYNHIELNNEVTKRKDNGFFDLGKDQEALKVYLEEIHDKTIYFDSEIERLHYLVDNNFYFNVFEQYSEEDLVEITEFAKSIHFEFASYMSASKFYKDYALKTNDKSQFLEDYNQHVAIVALYLAAGNKQQAKQFILAMVEQRYQPATPTFLNAGRARRGELVSCFLLEVDDSLNSINFIDSTAKQLSKIGGGVAINLSKLRARGEAIKGIKGVAKGVLPVAKALEGGFSYADQLGQRPGAGAVYLNIFHYDVEEFLDTKKVNADEDLRLSTISTGLIVPSKFFDLAKEGKDFYMFAPHTVKQEYGVTLDDIDLEKYYDEMVANPNIVKKKKDAREMLNMIAQTQLQSGYPYLMFKDNANKVHANSNIGQIKMSNLCTEIFQLQETSVINDYGIEDEIKRDISCNLGSLNIVNVMETGKFRDSVHTGMDALTVVSDEANIQNAPGVRKANSELHSVGLGVMNLHGYLAKNKIGYESEEAKDFANVFFMMMNYYSIERSMEIAKERGEVYQDFDKSDYASGKYFDFYTKEDITPKFDKVKRLFEGLDIPTVSDWKALKEQVQQYGLYHAYRLAIAPTQSISYVQNATSSVMPIVDQIERRTYGNAETFYPMPFLSPETMWYYKSAFNTDQMKLIDLIATIQTHVDQGISTILYVNSEISTRELSRLYVYAHHKGLKSLYYTRNKLLSVEECTSCAI
- the nrdI gene encoding class Ib ribonucleoside-diphosphate reductase assembly flavoprotein NrdI gives rise to the protein MKVVYFSFSGNVRRFIKRSELTDVMEITKENCKDSVEEPYILVTGTIGFGEVPQEVQSFLEVNHHYLRAVAASGNRNWGQNFAKAGHTISESYDVPLIMKFEVQGTNKDVIEFKDKVGHFNENYGREKVQSY